atacgacgataaacattaacaaataacaaaataacaaacgtgaaagccgagacagtcctatctggtgcagaacacaaacacagagacaggaaacaaccacccacaatccccaacacaaaacaagccacctatatatgattctcaatcagggacaacgattgacagctgtctctgattgagaaccatattaggctggacacagaaacagactaactagacacacaacataaaattcccacccagctcacgtcctgaccaacactaaacaagcaaaacacataagaactctggtcaggacgttacacaatgtgatttcctggatttttttttctcattttgtctgtcatagttgaagtgtacctatgatgaaaattacaggcctctctcatctttttaagtgggagaacttgcacaattggtggctgactaaatacttttttgccccactgtacatatgggatgagtaacgtaggatatgtaaacattatataaagtggcattatttaaagtgactagtgatacttttattaaatccatttattgaAGTGGTCAgtgatttgagtcagtatgttggcagcagcctctctatgttagtgatggctgtttaacagtttgatggccttgagatagaagctgattTTCAatctctcggccccagctttgatgcacctgtactaacctcgccttctggatgatagcggggtgaacaggcagtggcttgggtggttgttgtccttcatgatatttttggccttcctgtgacatcgggtgctgtaggtgtcctggagggcaggtagtttgccaccgtgatgcgttgtgcagaccgcattaccctctggagagtcttgcggttgagggcggtgcagttgccgtaccaggcggtgatacagcccgacaggatgctctcgattgtgcatctgtaaaagtttgtgaggaaTTTAGATGACAatccgaatttcttcagcctcctgaggttgaagaggagctgttgcgccttcttcaccaggctgtctgtgtgggtgaaccatttcagttaatccgtgatgtgtacactgaggaacttgaaactttccaccttctccgctactgtcccgtcgatgtggataggggggtgctccctctgctgtttcctgaagtccacgatcatctcctttgttttgttgacgttgagtgagaggttattttcctgacaccacactccgagggccctcacctcctccctgtaggccgtctcgtcattgttggtaatcaagcctaccactgtagtgtcgtctgcaaacttgatgattgagtttgaggtgtgcatgaccacgcagtcatgggtgaatagggagtacaggagaggactgagaaagcacccttgtagggccccagtgttgaggatcagcggagtggagatgttgtttcctaccttcaccaactGGAGGaggcccgtcaaagtccagggcccagttgcacagggcggggtcaagacccatggtctcaagcttaatgacaagtttggagggtactatggtgttgaatgctgagctgtagtcaatgaacagcattcttacataggtattcctcttgtccagatgggatagggcagtgtgcagtgtcatggcaattgcatcatctgtggacctattggggcggtaagcaaattggagtgggtctgggtgacaggtagggtggaggtgatatgatccttgactagtctctcaaagcacttcatgatgacagaagtgagtgctacggggcgatagtcatttagttcagttaccgtagctttcttgggaacagaaacaatggtggccatcttgaagcatgtggggacagcagactgggatagggattgattgaataagtctgtaaacacaccagcctgctggtctgcgcatgctttgaggacgcggctagggatgccgtctgggccggcagccttgcgagagttaacacgtttaaatgttttactcacgtctgccatggagaaggagaaccCAGGGTCTATGGTAGTGGGTCgtgttggtggcactgtattgtcctcaaagcgcgccaagaagttgtttaatttgtctgggagcaagacgtcaatgtccgcgacggggctggttttctttttgtgaTCCGTGATTGTAGTGggtaaattcccaatctggccctcaaaccatcacggtcacctaataatccccagtttacaattggctcattcatccccctcctctcccctgtaactattccccaggtcgttgctgcaaatgagaacgtgttctcagtcaacttacctggtaaaataacggataaataaataaaataaaataaattgtctgtagaccctgccacatacctcttgtgtttgaattgcgactccaatttgcctctatactgatgctttgcttgtttgattgccttgcggagggaataactacgctgtttgtattcggtcatgtttccactTAAAACCATGACCTAGGCCTTCAACTAGATGGATGGTGAGATGGAGGAGAAATCGAGGGACAGTTGCTTTAGTTTGAGACGACCATGTGGGACATGAAGAAGAAAATGATCTGAAGACGAaggatggaggtgatggaggtgaacACAGAAGCAAGCAAGGACATGGCTTTTTAAAATGGTTGGATAGCAGTACATATGGTCAAAGCTCTCAAGGATGCTAGTCTTATCAGAAGTCTCTGGAAGCTACTGCAATTTGGCAAGTTGAGAATCTTGAGCAATTCGGTTAGGTGTGAGTAGGACGAATGTTCATTGTTAAATTAATCATACGTTTTTGTAGCCACAAGCTTCCCAGTAGCCCACAGTTGTTTTGTTTCCAAGAAAACCAGGGTGTGAGTAAGAAGCATGTTCATTGTTAAATGAATCATGGGTTTTTGTAGCGATAGGCTACACAGCTGTAGTCCACGGTGGTTCCTTTGGAAACGGTCAAAGAAGAAGTACACACATGCTCCTCCTCAAATCATCTCTGCAGTCCAATGCTGGATGTCTTTTCAATCTAAGATGGCCGCCAGAAAGGCatgagctgtgttcgaatactcatactaaccacactaaccgtactatttgtgatgtgaattgagtatatagtatgtttattggtcatagtatggatatagttagtatgccaaaagttcccggatgtcgccaaaatatgaagtatacaGGCAGAGGACACTATTTCCGTACTTTACGGCCCATAATGCAAATAttcaggaaatgggcgtggcttcacatcgttttgagatttgaagaaaatggcggaaaatatgcagctGAAGTAcaacgagagcggatacaaattcattgctttaactaattatgacaaatgttaagaaaagtTTGAGCAATgaaataaagtaatgacttttcaaataagttaccttacacgttatgttgactgacaatttgttagctacgctatccttacgaaccacatagcatatcattacagcagtatgtactggtatgtcaaacttgccagtatattaactataggctatctaactacccaGCGTTTGTTGACTTGATTATTCCAGTCATTCTTAGCTTTGCTAAATGCTATAGTCGTTGTGTGTTCTCAATGGACGTTCGGGTGCTTTCGTATATTCggtctggctatctactccgatttcagagcactctcgtctgagtgtaccagaatGCAGAATAATGAATTTAGGAGCGCTCAACACCCCTTTGAaaatggccggtgtcagtaaacgttggcaaaacaCCCGTTGAAAATGGCCGGTGTcaagtaaacgtcggcaaaaaaagcgtaattaaattgttgccagagagcgaaacgctctgaatttacaaacggacaatctgacaacgctatGAATTTAcaagcacactctggcactccacattgaatttaagaacacacccgaagttgtaaaatgtctaactagtcatttgttatgctaactagctagcaagaggttacatagcaacagcatcaacttccggtagacaggcgaagagctagtacgctcaactgaaagcaTACTGTTCGTTTatagtatactaaaatgaactaatagtatatagtgtgtagtatatactcatgaagtatgtagtatacagtatgttagtatgggtatagCCGAACACAGCTATGGTTTCCACTAGtaaccacagccacaaagtcaaaattggctatatcgtaaaaatatatgaaaacaaaaattacttatttggtcttaatttaaggttagggttaggcataaggttatcagtgttgttaaggttaggtttaaaatcacattttaagaagatattTTTTGGAAATGGGTGGGGTTTATgattttgtggctgtggtaactagtggcgACTGAAAGACATGTGCGTGGAGACACACATGGGACTGTGATCAATTGAATCCAGACGACAGCCCTGCAGTGACGCAAGAGTTGAACATAAACAAAGAAAGGTGAAATTGGAAAACCATTACAATGTCAGTCTTCTTCAGCAATTTCAACAAAATCTTCTAGAAGAGCCATTGTCTTGAAACGTGTACTGTAGATGCAGTGCAGTCTGCAGATGGATAGTTTGATATGGAAGGAGATGAAGAGCCCTTTGAAGTGTGTGAAGAtaaatggagggaggaggagaaggagggggtcTGACGGCACTTGAGTGATTTACAGTGGGGATCAGAGGAGGTTGGCgggaggagttataggaggacgggctcattgtaatggctggaatggaatgaattgaacagagtcaaacatgtggtttctatatttttgatgtgtttgatacaggttcaatgagcccgtcctcccatatctccttccaccagcctcctctgctgggGACATATGGAATTCATTGGACTCACGTCTGCCTCACCTTACTTTCCTCTATTATGGTAGCATGTGTTTACCATGAAGAGGCAAATCAGGTTAGGGATTAGGGGCTAGGCACTCTCCACGGGCTCGGAAGAAAGCGGATGTTTACGGTTTTCAGGAATACGGTATTTTCAACCTAACTTCCGTTTCCCCTGAAAAACGGATGTGGGGACTCAGGAGTCTTCTTACACCTGCTACGTTATGTTAGGGGCTAGGGGTCAATTTGGGATTCAGCATAGGCTGTTTTATAATCCTTTTCTGGTCCACTAAGACCTCGTCACTTTTTCCGAGACCCTATTTAAGGTTTCATGCTGCAGCATAATAATTGGCAGCTGGCTCTGGCTGCAGACAGATTTTTTCCACACACTTTCTTTACCATTCCAGGAACCTTTTGTTTTAACTTGTATCCACTTCGCTTTTTTGTTAGTAGGGGAAAGGAAGAAAGGGAGGTGGTTGTTTGGTGGAGAGGGAGGAAAAATGACAGATATATATGATGCCATGTGTCCTTTGTGAGGCTTCGCATCCTTATTCACGCACGAGGCGGACCTCGTATCCCAGACTGCACTGGTGCACCTGTGACTGGTTAGGCAGAGCCCATAATTCTCAGATTCCATGCATTAAAAACTCATGTTGATGCCATCGTCTTTGTATACTACAGTGTGACTTCAGTTTGGGCAGCTGCCTTCTGTCAATCTGGGACCACAGTCATCTGAAGAAGCAGAAGCTTTCCCACCcctttccctcgctctctctttctctcactctctttatctccccctccctctccctttctccctcgttctcctccctctctccagagaCATCTGGCTTTTGAGCAACCACAGTCTTCTTACCTGCTGACCTTCCATCCCAcacgcagagggagagagagagaggagagaaaggtaaGAGGAATGGACTCTTGTCATTTCCTGAAGGGTTCCTGCTCGGTTGTCCCTAGGTATTTGGTCTTTCCATGCTGGGATTAATAGCTATCCCAGTCCCAGCTAAACTCTGGGGGAGGATTGTGTGTGGTACAGGGTTAACTTGTTGTCACTTGACAAGGGAAAGGAGTGGAGAGATTTTTGTACTTCGAAGTTATCTGATGCTTTTCATGTTGCGTTGGACAATGTGTTGTTCTTATACTGCACCATGACATGAATGCATTTATAAAATGAATACACTGTATTGATGCACAGTATTGTTAGTCAAAGTCTTGCTAGTCAAAGGCATTAATGTGTTTGCATTTGCAGTACGGTATTATCATGTGATTACTTTAAATCAACACATTGAGTTAAATCATCTTAAAAGTGTCAATATGTTATGATGATATTTATTGCCTTTATTTGTTGACATTATTTAGTGTGTGTTCACTGAAAAACCTGCATTGTTGATTCATAGATAGTTTTGAGTATTTACAGTAGGGATCTGCCTCTTTTTTTAAAGAGATTTGCAGTTCACTGGTATTACCAGATTGCTGCATTAGGGTGATTCATGAATAGTTTTGGTCAATTGAGCTTTTTCAATagatgttttttctctctcaggGAACCCTAGTAGCCTGAGATGAATGTTTCTAACTTGGAATCTGTAACAAGTCCATTCTTAACCAGTTTATGTCGTCTATCATGCAATCGAAATGTCATGTATTTAACTGTTCAAATAGAGTTTGTTCTCTGTAGATTTTAAAATCAAAGTAAAGGTAAGACTATGTATGAAATGTTCAAGATGTGGTAGACAAACTTTTGCTGACTTTCTCCCCGTTTCACTTTACGTTTTTTTCTttgtctccctttctccctctgtctgtttTCCTCTCCCAAGTACAGTTATGTTTCCCCTCCGTGTCCCCATCTTTGCCGTGCTGGTCAGCCTGACCGTGGGTCAGTACGATGACTACGACTACCAGCCGGCTTCCCAGTACGGCCCGTCCAGCGCCAACTGTGCCCAGGAATGCGAGTGCCCCATCAACTTCCCCACTGCCATGTACTGTGACTCCCGCAACCTTAAGTTTGTGCCCATTGTGCCCTCAGGCATCAAGTACCTGTACCTGCAGAACAACCTGATCGAGGAGATCAAGGCTGGGGTCTTCGACAACGTCACGGCTGAACTCCGTTGGCTGGTCTTGGACCATAACCAGATCACCAATGACAAGGTCGCCAAGGGAACCATCGACAAGCTGACCGGACTTCATAAGATCTTGTTCAGCTTCAACAAACTGACGGAAGCTGTGATCCCTCCCTCCAAATCCTTGGAGGAGCTGAAGATGATGAACAACCAGCTGTCCAAGTTCCCCGCAGGGAGTCTGGCCGGCATGCAGAACCTGACCTCGGTCCACCTCCAGAACAACGAGCTGACCTCTAAAGCTCTTAACGGGGTCTTCAAGGGCCTCAACAAGCTGGTGGCCATAGACTTGACCAACAACAAGCTGAAGAAGCTGCCCTCAGGCATGTCCAGTTCGCTGGAGATCTTCTATGGCGATCACAATGACATCAGCAGCATCGCAGCCGGGGACCTCAAAGAGCTGCCCAAGCTGGCGTACCTGAGGTTGGCCTACAATCAGATGACGGATGCAGGGATTCCGGCGGGCGTGTTCAATGTGACGAGCCTGATCGAGCTGGATCTGTCCTACAACAAGCTGCAGTCCATCCCTGAGATCAACGAACAGCTGGAGCATCTCTATCTGCAGGTCAACGAAATCAACAGTGAGTGATTTTCTTTGTATTTCCTcttttctctcattctcttttcTCTGccccctttctcttctctctattttctctattctcttttctctctttcaacATTCTCTTTCCGTTCTCTTTCTCTATTTCGACATTGCAATTACAAATAAATCTAAATCAGTCATATCCATCCTCAAGTCTGCCTCCAGCAAGTGTCAGGCAATCGGTGTAGGATGTGTACATACAGTAGGAAATGTTGAATCAAGTATGAGTCAGTTCACCAaaccccttccctcccttccagAGTTCAACCTGGAGAATATTTGCAAGTTCTCTGGCCCTCTGAACTACTCCAGACTGAAGCACCTGCGTCTGGATGGGAACAACATCACACATGCCGACCTACCCCATGACTCCTCCAACTGCCTGCGCCAGGCCTCCGACATCATCTTCGACTAAGGACCCTCCCCTCATCCGCAAGTCTCCCTCTGTGACCCTCCCCCGGCACCACGACCTACCCTAAACAATAGGCACAATGTGGTTATATTCCAATTTCTACAATAGCATACTACTCAGAGTATATGCCCAATATGTTTCTTTATTCTAAGTGGAATGCTAGTGTGGATAATGAACCCGAAGCGACAGTGTTTGCAACAACCCTAAATACGTATCCTTCCCCCTACCGGCGAAATCGAGGTCACCTCTGTCAACTCATCGGTAGTCCTTTCTGTAAACAcagactatgaaataacaaaccAACAAAGGTTAGAAACCCCGGAGAGACCTTTTATTTTGCAGTGCATCATGGTATTCTCATGACAACCATAGGGTATTTTGGCCGTAGCAAATGGCTGGCCCTGTACCAATAGTTTTACTCAAATTTGCGGCAAATCAAACAATCGGCCACAATATAATGTAATGGTGCCTCGTAAAAAGCACTTGCACTGTACTTGTCTGTACTTGTTTCAAACAACAGGTGCCTTTTCTTGTGCAAAAGAGACAATATAGGAACATAGTGATTCCTGAATGAAGTGCTTTTAATGAAAAAGCAGCTCACACACTTCAAACATTCCAAAAGTAGTACTTGTTTTCAGACAAGTACATTGAGGAATATGGGAATAAATCTCACTTGCAAATAAATGCATTTCCCATTCCTCTATTGTATGTTTGTCATGATGTTTTTGAAAGGTTTCTTGTATTTAGTCAGTACACTCCCAGAATCATATTGCTGTGCAAAAGACCTGCAGGTAAGGAATAAAAGTATCTAAGAGAGCTGTGTTGTGTACTCTGGTGTAATGTCTACTGGGGAAATATTGAACAGTGGAACTCTTTTGGAACCAAATTAAAACTCATATGTCATGCCAAAAGCTGTGGCATATTACCCATCTTTCTGTATGAATGTTGGGGGGAAAGTTATTAATAATCCTTATCGACAAGATTAAAAGGCTTGACACTGAATAGCTCTGCTGAAGTAATTTACTGTTTTTAATGAGTTATTATGCAGTTAAATAAGAGTCAATCGCCCATTCATTGCAGATCACCGTTGTTATGCCGACCTTTATAGAACATTTGCATTGCTTGCATGCATCTCATGGTAACTCTGTATGATAATAAAAGCTAGCATTTTAACTTTTTGTCCATTCATGGTTACCTTGTTTGCCATGTTTGATGTGTGCTTTTGCCCGTATAGCTTTATCAGAATAACAACAATTTGTTGTGACGCTAACTTTATCTTGCTCTGTTGTGGCAACGTTGGTGGAATGTCATGTGCTATTTGGGCAGAGTATATCCAGATTTATTTTCATTATGGCTTTTGACTCAGTAATCGCTGGTGAATTTACTGTGAGAACATAACATACATTTGAATAAACTACATTTCCAATACTCATGTGTGGTAAATGTTTGTTTTAAACCTATAATACTCAGTCGTAAATTCAGCAGaagattttttttaatgactacatTTCCTGAGGGAACAGACAGTAAATGTGTCTACAGTATGACAACATACACAAAACACGTGACAAGAAGAAAGAGATCTATCTAGTCTCTTACCCCTCAGGCCCTACACTGACACATGTATGTTGCTTCTTACTTTAAGCTTTCCTGAGTGGTTTGTGTTTTAGaggttaatgtgttgtgtttggGCCTGCACCACGATGGTTGGCAACTCTCTTCCTGCAGGAAATGGGTTTTCTCCCAGTGTCATGCTGTGTCTCTGCACATGAATATCAAGTtgaacattctgatctgttccatATTCTccttgggtgggtgggtgggtttgGTGGATGGGTGGGAGGGGGGGTGGGAGGGTGGGTTTGGTGGATGGGTGGGAGGGGGGGTGGGTAGGTcggtgggtgggagggagggagggagggagggagggagggagggtgggtgggtgggtggttgggTGTAGTGCCAGTGCAGGCATGTAGGTATGTAGATCCTATGGTCCTGGAGGGCTGCAGGGATTGCAGGGGTTGACTGGAAACCAGAGCTGAAATGCTCAGTTGAGGTAGCTGTAACTATCCACACGGTTAGCTTTGATGTGATGATGTGTGGTTAACAGGTTTTTGGTGTTCCTTACATGGTGATTTGACAGAAGGATGCCTGCAGCAGTAAGTAACGCCAAGCAGGTCAAGCAGCCACTTGGGTGATGTTTGGCggccattttgtgccagaacacTCAGTGCTTTGAGAGTCATTTGTGCAGTGTGCACCACCTCCAACACAGGATCATAACTAAAGTATGGCCCAgtggtgattttccatcagaatgaCATAAACACGTAAGCCAGTGCCTACGTGTTCCAACAGGTGTACACGTAGGCACTGGTTGTTTTTACAGATGGTTTTGCAGATGTTGACAACCTCTCTGAAGTGTCCAGGGTGGGTGGGACTGGGGGAGTCCATTTGGGACAGGGAGAGGGGATTTCAGGGAAGAGCTGATGAATGAGCAGAACCAGTGGACTAATGCGTTTCTCACATTGTACCAAGCTGTAATCCCATACACTCCTCATCTTTTTCAAAGACCAGACATGGCAAATTCCTGGCGCAGACAGTCCACAGAAAAAATATACTGTCCAGAGTGAGGAACGTTGGACTCATTTGGTGAAGCAATTCTTCCAGTTCAAACGCTGAGGCTGAGAAA
This DNA window, taken from Salvelinus namaycush isolate Seneca chromosome 38, SaNama_1.0, whole genome shotgun sequence, encodes the following:
- the LOC120032031 gene encoding lumican-like, with the translated sequence MFPLRVPIFAVLVSLTVGQYDDYDYQPASQYGPSSANCAQECECPINFPTAMYCDSRNLKFVPIVPSGIKYLYLQNNLIEEIKAGVFDNVTAELRWLVLDHNQITNDKVAKGTIDKLTGLHKILFSFNKLTEAVIPPSKSLEELKMMNNQLSKFPAGSLAGMQNLTSVHLQNNELTSKALNGVFKGLNKLVAIDLTNNKLKKLPSGMSSSLEIFYGDHNDISSIAAGDLKELPKLAYLRLAYNQMTDAGIPAGVFNVTSLIELDLSYNKLQSIPEINEQLEHLYLQVNEINKFNLENICKFSGPLNYSRLKHLRLDGNNITHADLPHDSSNCLRQASDIIFD